Within the Leptotrichia sp. oral taxon 498 genome, the region CAAAGCACGGCTCACAATGACACTCATCGAATAATCAAGATATGCAGACCTTATTTCTTCTTCGATATAGACATTTTGCTCATTTGATAAGTCCGTCGTTTTAGAAATTCTTTCTAAAGTTACTTCTTTCTCATTGTTTTCTTTATTTTTTTCTACTTCATCTTTTTTTTCTTTGTCATCTCTGAAATCATCAGACATTTATTTACCTCATTTCTTTTTCTTTTTCAAAATTTTCTTGCAGTTTTAAATATCCAAATTCTTGACATAACTTGCATTTTCTTCAATAAATTTACGTCTTGGCTCAACTTTATCACCCATTAAAATATTAAACATTTTATCAGCATACGAAGCATCTTCCATTGAAACTTTCAAAAGTGTTCTTACTTCTGGATCCAATGTAGTTTCCCATAATTGCTCAGGATTCATTTCTCCTAGCCCTTTATATCGCTGAATTGTATATTTTTTATTTTCACTCTCCAGTACTTTTGTAACTTTTTTTAGCTGTTCGTCTGAATATGCGTATCTGATTGCTTTTCCAGCCTGAATTTTGTATAAAGGAGGCTGCGCTATGTAAATATATCCTTCATTTATCAATTCTCTTAAATGTCTGTAAAAGAATGTCAGCATCAATGTTCTTATGTGAGCCCCATCGACATCGGCATCCGTCATTATTACAATTTTATGGTATCTCAATTTTTCAAGGTTCATATCATCGCCAAATCCAGCTCCAAATGCAGTTATCATATCACGTATTTCTGCATTTTCAAGCGTACGGTGCACACTTGCCTTTTCCACATTCAATATTTTTCCACGAAGCGGCAGGATTGCCTGAAATCTTCTATCTCTTCCCTGTTTTGCCGAACCTCCCGCTGAGTTTCCTTCGACTATGAATATTTCTGATTCAGCAGGATCTTTTGAAGAGCAGTCAGCTAGTTTTCCAGGAAGTGAACCCACTTCCAGATTACTTTTTCTTAGTACAAGTTCTCTTGCCTTTTTAGCCGCTTCTCTTGCTTTTTTTGACATTGTCATTTTTTCTATTATTTTTTCAGCCGCTTTCGGATGGTCTTCCAAATAGAATTTTAAATTGCTTCCAACAATATTTGAAACAATTCCAGTAACTTCACTATTTCCGAGCTTAGTCTTTGTCTGCCCCTCAAATTGCGGTTCGGGAATTTTTACGCTTATTATGCATACAAGTCCTTCTCTCACATCCGTTCCTTGAAATGTACCACTTTTTTCCTTTATCAAATTCATCTGTTTTGCTATATCGTTAATTGTTCTAGTAAGCGCCGTTCTAAATCCACTGACATGAGTTCCACCCTCATGGGTATTTATATTATTTACAAATGAATAGACGATTTCTCTTTGAGCAGTTGTGTAATTCATCGCAATTTCCACTTCAACTATTTTTGCCCCAACTTTTTTCATATAAATATTTCCATTTTCGTCCACAGCTTCCACTTCTCTGGCAGGCTGAGTTTCAAACGAATCCGCCATATAAATAACATCATTTACAATTTTTTCATCGTCCATTATTTCATTCAAAAAATCTTTTATTCCTCCCTCAAAATGAAATTCCTCCTCTTTTATATCATCTTTTTTTCTCTCGTCAATTAATTTTATTTTAAGCCCCTTATTTAAATACGACAACTCTTTTAATCTTGATTCCAAAACAGAATAGTCATAAACTGTCGTCTCAAAAATTTCATCATCCGCCTTAAATCTAATAACTGTTCCATGAGCGTCAAGCGGAGCATCTCCAATCTTTTCTGGAGCAGAAGTCGGCACGCCTCTTTCAAACTTTTGTCTTACAATCTGTCCATCTCTTGTCACAGTTGCCTCCACCCATTCAGATAGAGCATTTACGACTGAAATTCCCACTCCGTGCAGTCCTCCTGACACTTTGTAGTTGTCATTGTCAAATTTCCCTCCAGCGTGAAGCACAGTCATAACCACTTCAAGCGTTGATTTTCCTGTTTTATGCATTGCAACTGGAATTCCACGTCCATTATCTGTTACTTCAACAACATTTCCCTCAAGTATTCTTACTGTAATTTTGTCACAAACTCCCGCAAGTGCTTCATCAACACTATTATCGACGATTTCCCACACCAAGTGATGCAGCCCTTTTGATGATGTTGAACCTATATACATTCCAGGTCTTTTCCTTACAGCTTCCAGTCCTTCCAATACCGTGATACTTTCAGCTCCATAATTATTAGCCATTTTTTATAATTCCTCTCTTTATCTTCTCTTATATTCTTATAAATAAATTTTTTAATTAAATTTTTTTATACAAATTTTAAAATTACTTATATATATTATACTACATTTTTGTTTTAATTTCCTTAGTGTACTTTTCCCAAACTTTTCTATTTGCAAAATCTACATTTCATTTTGAACTAAATTTTTAAATTACTTTTAAAATTTTATTTCTCTCTATTTTTCATTTTCCCACGCAAAAATTTCCAAATACATGGTCTAAAATATCTTCAGATGAAATTTCTCCAGTAATTTCTGAAAGGCTATCAAGCGCTTCTTTCAAATCAACTGAAATCAAATCCATAGGAAGCCCAGCATCTATTGTCTCAAAAATATTTTTTATTGCCTCTTTCGTCTTTTCAAGCGCCGTTTTATGTCTTATATTTGTAATTACAAGTTTTTCCGAAGAATCTTCAACTTTTTCAGAAATAATATAAGAATAAATCTTTTCTTCCATATCTTCAATTCCAATATTATCCTTTGCCGAAATTTCCACAACATTTTCCAAATCAAATTCTTTTAAATCAATTTTTTTTGCCAAATCAATTTTATTTAACAAAACTATCGCCTTTTTACCATTTTCTTTAATTTTTTCAATCACTTCTCTGTCTTCTTTTTCCAATTCTTTTGAAGCATCTAGCACAAGTAAAACTAAATCCGCTTTTTCTATAAACTCTTTTGATTTTGTAACCCCAATATTTTCCACAATGTCGTCAGTCTGTCTAATTCCAGCTGTATCCACAAGCACCAAAGGAATTCCTTTTATGTTTATAACTTCTTCAATTACATCTCTTGTCGTCCCTGCCACATGCGTCACAATCGCTCTCTCTTCCCTCAAAAGTGAATTTAGCAAAGTCGATTTTCCCACATTTGGTTTTCCAACAATGACTGTCTTTATCCCCTCTTTTATTTTTTTCCCTTTATCATACGACTCAATAAGTCTATTCGCTTCTTCATACACATTTTCAAGATTATCTCGTAAATCTTTTGGAAGCGGATCATCAATCCCTTCTTCAGGATAGTCAAGCACCACATTCACATGTGCTGTAATATCCAAAAGTGCCTTTTTAAAACTATTTACTTTATCCCGCAAATCTCCTCTTAGCTGATCCAGTGATAAAGACACGCTTTTTTCAGTTTTTCCATGAATGATGTCCATTACCGCTTCAGCCTGAGATAAGTCAATTCTCCCGTTCATAAAAGCTCTTTTGGTAAATTCCCCTTTTTCTGCGTGTCTTGCTCCATTTTTCAAAACTAGCTCCAATATTTTTTGCGAAACAACCACTCCTCCATGACAATTTATTTCCACAATATCTTCACAGGTGTAAGTTTTTGGCGCTTTTAATCTTGCTACCATCACTTCGTCAATCATTTTTTTCCCATCTTTGATAAACCCATAATTTAATTTAGAAAAACCCAAATCACTGTTTGGGTTTTGTCTTTTAAATATTTTTTCTAAAATTTCAAATGATTTATCGCCAGATATTCTTATTATTGCAATTCCTCCTTCACCTTTTGGTGTTGAAATTGCAGCTATTGTGTCATCCCATAACATTTTTCTACCTCTTTTTAAATCATTTTTTTAAATCATTTATTTATTTTATTTTGTTATCAAATTTTTTTATAACTAAATATCTTTTTGGCTCTTCTCCAAAGCTTTCTGTTTTAAGTCCGTGCATAAATGAAACTTCTTCGTGAATTATTTTTCGTTCTCTTGCCGACATTGGATTCAATTTTATGGCATTTCCTGTTGAAAGCACTATTTTCCCTTTTTTTCTAGCAAGTTCCCTAAGTGAAATTTCTCTCTTTTCCTTGTAATTATTTGAATCTACCACAATTTTTATATTTTTAAATTTTCTTAATACGCTTATCAGATATTCAAAATTATTTAGTGTGTTCCCTTTTTCTCCGATGATGTATCTCATATCTTTTCCATCCAGTAAAACTAAATATTTATCACTATTTTCCTTCTTTATAGCAATAATTTTTATATCTAGCTTTGTATTAACTATGAACTCTTTAAAAAAACCTCTAATTTTATCAACGGTCGCATCTGCTGTACTTTTTTTGATTTCATTTTTAAAATTGTTTTTTTTACTTGAATTTGGTTTTGAAATTATCTTCTTTTCTTCTACATCTTTTGAATTATTTTCTATATTTTCTTTTACTTGTTTTTTTTCTTTTTAGAAAATTTATTTTCTAGATTTTCTAACTCAGATTTTTTTATAATTTCAACTTCATATTCCCCTTTTATGTTGACAAACAATATTTTTTTTGGATATTTTAATATCTTTACACGATAAGTTTCATCTTCTTGTAAAGTTAGAGAACGCTCTATCATCTCTTTAAGTTCTTCTTCATTTTGTGACTTTAGTATTATTTTCTCCATCATCACTTCTCCCTTTTAGAATAATATATTGTTGCAACAGTGCCAGTGCTCCAGAAACTAAGTAATATAAAGTTACTCCTGATGGCATTCTATAAAATATAAATAACATCATAATTGGCATCATGTACATCATTGTCTGCATCTGCTGATTATCTTGTCCAGGTGTTGCCATCATTTTTTGCTGAACAAATGTAATAACTACATTTAGTATTGGCAATAGGTTAAACGCAAATGTTCCTATCATAAATAATTTGTCAGGCTGTTTTAATGTGAACCACAAAAATTTTGCATCATTGGGTATTGCTTTACCCATAAATGCATAATATAATGCTACAAATATTGGTAATTGAATTAATAGTGGAAGACATCCTCCTAGTGGATTTACTCCAGCTTCACGATATAATTCTGCTGTTTTCTTTTGAAATTCTTGAGGATTATCTTTATATTTCTCTTTTAATTTATCCATTTCAGGTTGTATTTCACGCATTTTTTTCATTGATTTTTCCTGTTTTAGTGTTAGCGGGAATATAATTATTCTCATCAGTACTGTCACAATAATTATTGCTATTCCATAGTTCCCTACAATTTTGTAAATAGCATTTAGTACAAATACAACAAAGTTTACCAATGCTGGTATTTTGAACATAAACTTTCCTCCGTATTTTATTTTTATATTAAGTTTTTAATTATTTTAAAGGATCATAACCACCTTTATGAAAGGGATGACACTTTAGTATTCTTTTTATGCTTAAGTAAGTTCCTTTTATCGCTCCATATTTTGTAATTGCCTGTCTTGAATATTCCGAACAAGTTGGATAGAATCTACATCTTTTTCCAAATATAGGAGAAATAATCTTTTGATAAATTTTTATTAGAAATAATAAAATTTTTTTTATCATTTTATCACCTTGCTTAGGTCTTTTTCTATATCTTTGTATTTTATATTTTTTAGATTATCTTTTAAAATTGATTTACCTACAAAAACATAGTCTGTATCTTTGTGAAATCTTTCTTTGTTTAGATTTACAAATTCTTTAAATAGTCTTCTGATTCTATTTCTATAGACAGAGTTTCCTGTTTTTTTACTTGCTACAAATCCAAATCTTTGTTCTTTTTTGAAATTTTTTTTTATAAAAATAATAGCATACTTGGTATGCACTTTTTTTGATTTGTTATATATTATTGAAAAATCTTTTGTTTTTTTTATTTTATTGATATACATACTTCTTCTTCTTTTTAATTCATTTTTTATTTAAAAAACAGGGGAAATATTCCCCTACAATTTAATTTTGTTTGTAAAACTTATAAATTATGCAGATAATTTATTTCTTCCTTTTGCTCTTCTTCTTTTTAATACATTTCTTCCACTTTTATTTTGCATTCTTTTTCTAAAACCGTGATCTTTTTTTCTTTTTCTTTTATTTGGTTGATATGTTCTTTTTGTCATTTTTTTCTTTTTTCCTTTCTTTTTTTCTTTTCTTTTCAATAATTTTTAGTATTTTATAAATATTATATACAAAATTTGAATAAAAGTCAAGTAAAATCCCTTTACCAACTTATTAACTTTTTAGTTTTCCATAGTTTTCCACAATCTATTATTATAATATATTATATATTATTATATATATATTATTATTATACAATGTGGAAATGTGGGAATACTGATGAATAAAGGATTTGCCAGAGAATAACATGTGGAAAACTTTTACCTAAATTGTGGAAAACTTTTTTCCACAAAGTTTCCCACATGTTTCCCACAATTTGATGTGGAAAACTAAAAAAATGTGGAAAAAATGTGGGAATCCAGTAAAATAGGCTATTCATTTTTATGTGGAAAACTTGTCAATTTTGAGCAAAAATAACAATAAACCAGGTAAATATAGTATCTAGTACCTGTGGAAAACTATGTGGAAAACTTTTTGCTAAATCTTGATTATTTATTTTATATATGTTATATTCATAATATAAAAATGTATCAAATTTGAAAAAAAGGGGAAAAAAATAAAAAAATTGTGGAAAACTCTCTAGTTTTTTTATTTATTTAGCAAAAAAATAAAAAATCTAAAAAATGTGGAAAACCAAATGTGGAAAACTCTAAAATTATTGTTTTATTAATGTGGAAAAGTAAAATTTTAATTTGGATAAAAATTAATAAAATCCTGAAAGAGAGTGACTTTTAAAGCTATTGATTCATTTGAAATAATTTAATTAAAAGGGAGATGAAATTGTGCAGGAAGCTGAAAAATTATGGGAAAAGTTAAAAAAATTAGTGAAAAAAAGTGTGGAAGAAGTAATTTTTGAAACATTTTTTCAAAATGTCAAGGCTGTGGAAATTGTGAAGAATACGCTTCTGTTATCCTGTAACTCAAAAATTATTAAAAAAAATGTGGAAAACTACAGAATTGAAATGGAAGAAATCTTAGAACTTGTAACTGATGAAAAAATGGAAATAAAAATAGAAATAAAGAAGCAAAAAAAGGAGATAAAACATCCTGAAATGAAGATTTTTACCACAAAGGATCTGGAAAAGCCTAAAATTAAAAACGAAAAAATGGCAAATACTGGTTTAAATCCAAAACATAGGCTAGACAACTTTGTAGTTGGTGAAAATAGTAGACTTGCATATAATGCTTGCCTTGCTGTAGTAAAAAATCCCAAACCTGTTTACAATCCTCTTTTTATCTTTGGAAGTTCTGGACTTGGAAAAACTCATTTAATGCAAGCTGTAGGAAATGAAATTCTTAAAAAAAGTCCTGAAAAAAGAGTGTATTATTCTACATCCGAAGAATTTGCAAATGAATTTTTTAAAGTTTTAAACAGTGGGAGAATCCAGAATTTTAGGGATATATTTAGAAATTTAGACGTACTTTTGTTAGATGATATTCAATTTTTTGAAAAAGTTTTTGGACGTGGTGAAGGGACTGTGGAAGAAGAGTTTTTCCACACTTTTAACAAATTACAGGAATTGGGAAAACAAATTATTATGATAAGCGACAAATCTCCTAAAGAAATAAAGAATTTATCTAAAAGACTGGAATCTAGATTTTTATCTGGACTTACGGTAGAAATCCAGCGTCCTGGCTTTGAAACTAGAATGATGATTTTAAAAAATATTGCAAAAAGTCAAGACATAGAAATTGGCGATGATATTTTGGAATATATTTCAGATGCAGTCGTTTCAAATGTTAGAGAACTTGAGGGAATTTTGACGAATTTGAACGCTAGAGCAAAGCTATTAAATGAACCTATTACAATAGATCAGGTTCAGGAAATGCTTTCTCACAACATAAAAAAGGAGCGCTCAAAGATGACAGCTCAAAAAGTGATAGAGATGATTTCATTGCATTATGGTGTAAGTGTTGACGATATGAAATCTAAAAAAAGGCAAAAAAAAATAGTAGAATCTCGACAAATTGCAATGTATATACTAAAGCATAATGTTGAGTTAGATTTAAGTTTAACCGCTATTGGCGGGCTTTTTGGAGGAAAGGACCACAGTACAGTAATAAGTAGCATAAGAAAAGTAGAAAAATCAAAAGAGGAAGATGACGTATTCAAAAAAGAAGTAGAGAATTTATATAAAAAGATATTTAAAATATAGAATTTTTTTTTTATTTAGTGTGTGGAAAGAAATTCTAAAAATGTGGAAAACTATGTGGAAAACTTTTGAAAAATTTAGATAGTTTTCCACAATGTGGAAAAAGTTTTCCACAGGGAAAAAATTATTTATAAAAAATTAAATAAAAATTATTATATATTAAAAAAAATAAAAAAATAATTTAAAATGTAAAAAATTTTTTGGGAAAAATGTGGAAAAAAGAGAAGTTTTCCACAATCTATATTTTTTATGAGAGTAAATAAATCCTTATTTTTAAACGGAAAGAAATAAAAATGTGGAAAACTATGTGGAAAACTGGATTTAAAAAATGTGGAAAACTGACAAGATTTATTTTGAATGTTGAAAACTTATAAAAATTTAAATTATATATAAAAAGTATTATAAATTTAATTAAAAATAAAAAGAAAGAAATGAGTTTTCCACAAAATCCAAAAATAGTAAAATTTTAAAATAAATTTTTAGAATGTTTGAAATCCTCTAAAAATAGGTATAAAATGGTATTGTGGAAACTATGTGGAAAACTATGTGGAAAAAGTTTTCCACAATAAAATTGAGTTTTCCACAATTCAATTTTAAACATTAATATTATTAATGATTAAAAAAATTGACTAGAAATTTTTAATAAAGTATAAATTTTTTGGAATTTATGATATAAATATAAATAGTTAAAAATAGAAAATCAATAAGGGAGAAAAAAAATGATAATACATACAGAATTTATAAAGTTAGATCAGTTGTTAAAGTGGGCAAATTTAGTTGAATCGGGGGCTATGGCAAAAATGGTAATTTTAAATGGTGATGTGAAGGTAAATGGGGAAATTGAAACTAGACGAGGGAAAAAAATATATCCAGGCGATGTTGTGGAATTTAATGGAGAAAAAATTGTTATGGAAAAAGAAGTTTAAAAAAATAAAAAAGGGAAAAATATAATGTATTTAAGTCAAATAAATTTTAATAATTTTCGTTGCTTGAAAGATGATAAATTGCTGTTTAATAGGAATTTTAACTTAATTTATGGGAAAAATGGGCAAGGAAAGACTTCTCTTATTGAAGCTGTTTATTTTCTCGCAACAGGAAAAAGTTTTAGGACAAAAAAAATTAAGGAAATGAGAAAGTATAATGTCCATAGAACAATTGTCTTTGGAAAATTTGAGACAAATGATGGAAATAAAATTATTGCAATTGATGTCAACGAAGAAAAGAAGGATTATTACATAAATAAAAGTAAAAGTAAATATATAGACTACATCGGAAACTTAAATGTAATTTCTTTTATTCCAGAAGATATTGAGCTAATTGTGGGAAATCCTAATATCAGAAGAGGTTTTTTTAATTATGAAATTTCACAGGCGAGAAAAGATTACTTGAAGTCGATTGTAAATTTTGAAAAAATACTAAAAGTCAGAAACAAACTTATAAAAGAAAATAAAACTTGTTGCGAAATTTATGAGATTTACAACAAAAAATTTATTGAAGAGGGTGTGAATATTATAGTTCACAGAAGAGAATTTATACAAAAGATATCGGTTTTGCTAAATTTTAATTACCAGAAACTGTTTGACAAAAAAGCTAAGTTAAAGTTAAGATATGACTGTTTTTTGGGAGATGTAGAAAAAAAAAGTAAGTCTGAATTAGTGGAAAAATTTGAAGAGCAGTGTTTAAAAAAAATGGAGAGGGAAAATTTTTTGGGATACAGTTTGCTGGGACCGCAAAAAGATGATTTCGTCTTTGAGTTAAATGGAAAAAATGCAAAATCTTATTCTTCTCAAGGAGAAAAAAAATCAATAATATTTTCACTAAAAATTTCTGAGATTGACATTTTGATGGCGGAAAAAAATGAATATCCGATTTTTATTATGGACGATATCTCTTCATATTTTGACGAAATTAGAAAAAATAGCATTTTGGATTATTTCAAAAATAAAAAAATTCAGTGTTTTATAACTTCGACGCAAGATTTGAAAATTTTTGGAAAAAAATTTATTGTTGACGGTGGAAAAACAGAAGTGGGGGAATAAAAATGGAAGATAAAGTCAATAAATTAGGTAATTTAGCTAAATATATATATGATAAGAAAAAAATTTCTTTTTTTAATAATGAAAAATATATTTTGGAGAAAATAAAAAAAAATTGGGAAATATTTGTTGGTGGTCCAATTTTTGAAAGGTCTGAGCCAAAAAGTCTGTTTCAAAAAATTTTGACGGTAAATTTGACAGATGCGACGGTTTATCACACATTTCTTCTGCATAAAAATGTGGTAAAGGACAGAATTAATAAATTTTTGGGTGAAGATGTCGTAGGAAATATTGAGATTCATAAAGTAAACTATAAAATAAAAAGAGAAATTTTAGATGAATTAATTGAAAATGAAGAAAATTTTGGAACTTTAAAAGTTGGAGAGATGT harbors:
- the dnaA gene encoding chromosomal replication initiator protein DnaA: MQEAEKLWEKLKKLVKKSVEEVIFETFFQNVKAVEIVKNTLLLSCNSKIIKKNVENYRIEMEEILELVTDEKMEIKIEIKKQKKEIKHPEMKIFTTKDLEKPKIKNEKMANTGLNPKHRLDNFVVGENSRLAYNACLAVVKNPKPVYNPLFIFGSSGLGKTHLMQAVGNEILKKSPEKRVYYSTSEEFANEFFKVLNSGRIQNFRDIFRNLDVLLLDDIQFFEKVFGRGEGTVEEEFFHTFNKLQELGKQIIMISDKSPKEIKNLSKRLESRFLSGLTVEIQRPGFETRMMILKNIAKSQDIEIGDDILEYISDAVVSNVRELEGILTNLNARAKLLNEPITIDQVQEMLSHNIKKERSKMTAQKVIEMISLHYGVSVDDMKSKKRQKKIVESRQIAMYILKHNVELDLSLTAIGGLFGGKDHSTVISSIRKVEKSKEEDDVFKKEVENLYKKIFKI
- a CDS encoding YidC/Oxa1 family membrane protein insertase encodes the protein MFKIPALVNFVVFVLNAIYKIVGNYGIAIIIVTVLMRIIIFPLTLKQEKSMKKMREIQPEMDKLKEKYKDNPQEFQKKTAELYREAGVNPLGGCLPLLIQLPIFVALYYAFMGKAIPNDAKFLWFTLKQPDKLFMIGTFAFNLLPILNVVITFVQQKMMATPGQDNQQMQTMMYMMPIMMLFIFYRMPSGVTLYYLVSGALALLQQYIILKGRSDDGENNTKVTK
- the yaaA gene encoding S4 domain-containing protein YaaA, yielding MIIHTEFIKLDQLLKWANLVESGAMAKMVILNGDVKVNGEIETRRGKKIYPGDVVEFNGEKIVMEKEV
- the rnpA gene encoding ribonuclease P protein component, whose protein sequence is MYINKIKKTKDFSIIYNKSKKVHTKYAIIFIKKNFKKEQRFGFVASKKTGNSVYRNRIRRLFKEFVNLNKERFHKDTDYVFVGKSILKDNLKNIKYKDIEKDLSKVIK
- a CDS encoding Jag family protein; protein product: MRYIIGEKGNTLNNFEYLISVLRKFKNIKIVVDSNNYKEKREISLRELARKKGKIVLSTGNAIKLNPMSARERKIIHEEVSFMHGLKTESFGEEPKRYLVIKKFDNKIK
- the recF gene encoding DNA replication/repair protein RecF (All proteins in this family for which functions are known are DNA-binding proteins that assist the filamentation of RecA onto DNA for the initiation of recombination or recombinational repair.) encodes the protein MYLSQINFNNFRCLKDDKLLFNRNFNLIYGKNGQGKTSLIEAVYFLATGKSFRTKKIKEMRKYNVHRTIVFGKFETNDGNKIIAIDVNEEKKDYYINKSKSKYIDYIGNLNVISFIPEDIELIVGNPNIRRGFFNYEISQARKDYLKSIVNFEKILKVRNKLIKENKTCCEIYEIYNKKFIEEGVNIIVHRREFIQKISVLLNFNYQKLFDKKAKLKLRYDCFLGDVEKKSKSELVEKFEEQCLKKMERENFLGYSLLGPQKDDFVFELNGKNAKSYSSQGEKKSIIFSLKISEIDILMAEKNEYPIFIMDDISSYFDEIRKNSILDYFKNKKIQCFITSTQDLKIFGKKFIVDGGKTEVGE
- the mnmE gene encoding tRNA uridine-5-carboxymethylaminomethyl(34) synthesis GTPase MnmE, with protein sequence MLWDDTIAAISTPKGEGGIAIIRISGDKSFEILEKIFKRQNPNSDLGFSKLNYGFIKDGKKMIDEVMVARLKAPKTYTCEDIVEINCHGGVVVSQKILELVLKNGARHAEKGEFTKRAFMNGRIDLSQAEAVMDIIHGKTEKSVSLSLDQLRGDLRDKVNSFKKALLDITAHVNVVLDYPEEGIDDPLPKDLRDNLENVYEEANRLIESYDKGKKIKEGIKTVIVGKPNVGKSTLLNSLLREERAIVTHVAGTTRDVIEEVINIKGIPLVLVDTAGIRQTDDIVENIGVTKSKEFIEKADLVLLVLDASKELEKEDREVIEKIKENGKKAIVLLNKIDLAKKIDLKEFDLENVVEISAKDNIGIEDMEEKIYSYIISEKVEDSSEKLVITNIRHKTALEKTKEAIKNIFETIDAGLPMDLISVDLKEALDSLSEITGEISSEDILDHVFGNFCVGK
- the yidD gene encoding membrane protein insertion efficiency factor YidD — translated: MKKILLFLIKIYQKIISPIFGKRCRFYPTCSEYSRQAITKYGAIKGTYLSIKRILKCHPFHKGGYDPLK
- the rpmH gene encoding 50S ribosomal protein L34, which codes for MTKRTYQPNKRKRKKDHGFRKRMQNKSGRNVLKRRRAKGRNKLSA
- the gyrB gene encoding DNA topoisomerase (ATP-hydrolyzing) subunit B encodes the protein MANNYGAESITVLEGLEAVRKRPGMYIGSTSSKGLHHLVWEIVDNSVDEALAGVCDKITVRILEGNVVEVTDNGRGIPVAMHKTGKSTLEVVMTVLHAGGKFDNDNYKVSGGLHGVGISVVNALSEWVEATVTRDGQIVRQKFERGVPTSAPEKIGDAPLDAHGTVIRFKADDEIFETTVYDYSVLESRLKELSYLNKGLKIKLIDERKKDDIKEEEFHFEGGIKDFLNEIMDDEKIVNDVIYMADSFETQPAREVEAVDENGNIYMKKVGAKIVEVEIAMNYTTAQREIVYSFVNNINTHEGGTHVSGFRTALTRTINDIAKQMNLIKEKSGTFQGTDVREGLVCIISVKIPEPQFEGQTKTKLGNSEVTGIVSNIVGSNLKFYLEDHPKAAEKIIEKMTMSKKAREAAKKARELVLRKSNLEVGSLPGKLADCSSKDPAESEIFIVEGNSAGGSAKQGRDRRFQAILPLRGKILNVEKASVHRTLENAEIRDMITAFGAGFGDDMNLEKLRYHKIVIMTDADVDGAHIRTLMLTFFYRHLRELINEGYIYIAQPPLYKIQAGKAIRYAYSDEQLKKVTKVLESENKKYTIQRYKGLGEMNPEQLWETTLDPEVRTLLKVSMEDASYADKMFNILMGDKVEPRRKFIEENASYVKNLDI